From Bdellovibrionales bacterium, one genomic window encodes:
- a CDS encoding J domain-containing protein, whose translation MNTYDALKVLGVTESPVTEEVVKTAYHKACFKFHPDRNPAGAEMMKLVNEARESLKVATYPIEYKNESGYDYGDEINAALNKVIHLEDVKIEICGSWVWVSGNTKEHWPIFKEAGFKFSPPKKMVYFRPQYAKTRHFKKDGISMDEIRDKYGSDRIKGKRAFYLPAHS comes from the coding sequence ATGAATACATACGATGCTTTAAAAGTCTTAGGCGTAACAGAGTCGCCCGTCACCGAGGAGGTTGTTAAAACGGCCTATCATAAGGCGTGTTTTAAATTTCATCCTGACCGCAACCCTGCGGGCGCCGAAATGATGAAACTTGTCAACGAGGCGCGCGAATCCCTTAAAGTGGCGACCTATCCGATAGAATACAAAAATGAGAGCGGTTACGACTACGGCGACGAGATCAACGCCGCTCTAAATAAAGTCATTCATCTAGAAGATGTTAAAATTGAAATTTGCGGCTCATGGGTTTGGGTGTCTGGAAATACAAAAGAGCACTGGCCCATTTTTAAAGAGGCAGGTTTTAAATTCTCTCCGCCTAAAAAAATGGTCTATTTCCGCCCCCAGTATGCAAAAACTCGCCATTTCAAAAAGGACGGGATCTCGATGGATGAGATTCGCGACAAGTACGGATCAGACCGCATTAAAGGAAAGCGGGCCTTTTACCTTCCGGCGCACTCTTAA